In the genome of Gadus morhua chromosome 14, gadMor3.0, whole genome shotgun sequence, one region contains:
- the shcbp1 gene encoding SHC SH2 domain-binding protein 1 isoform X1 translates to MPTTLRPNANESHDTPVEEFELNLDSYVHVELETEDGNEIRIGNESFGLNQGISQKDSGQEDHDEVDDGDSDHLNSTDKSGTRLQRAERRCRGDVTLPDTFQTNQLLYYERFKAYQDYMLGDCKTSEVRAFISDYLEKAVEPCDWQALWSTDVFDVLVEVHAVDCKELKACVQLALPIQCETHGCDLNEESMRVLLEATQHKVPLQELQLVFEDSGDLDQTALAIEHLRFFYQHIWRIWDDEDEDDDFDYFVRCVEPRLRLYFDVLEDRVPAGLVAEYHSLLARCSELFQEFSSLRNDLTCDSDCELDNVSMVEGVKLYDQLEILKRKLCIIENPLLRYVLGYKGNARQHCVEAKGSRASGGRVIHVVTASTSASQLQSLLNDKLLHLCSADDTEIQFHSDPVLAVDACFQGDAVLILPGHYSVTSSLLLPDSITIEGFGLPDEVVIEKKNKGDTFVETTGAAIKISNVKFIQHDAIEGILCVRQGKLEMENCVLQCETTGVIVRTSAHLIMNLCDLYGSKGAGIEIYPGSVCSITGNGIHHCKEGVLIKDFADELDVMPRIIMENNVIHNNEGYGIILVKPTNRLQEGNGSVPLETAMDNLAEKDHGSEVAHEKLHQPQENPKAHANPPPEEVHGPLSTDGLVSPAASALATPRAASMNGLGVQHHILGETPEPATTTSTKKWQLCRQLSRNKDAGTTHTDMGLLEQKMFVSIQGNQFKRNGMGDFGTFLY, encoded by the exons ATGCCGACAACATTGAGGCCAAATGCGAATGAAAGTCACGACACGCCAGTAGAGGAGTTTGAGTTGAATCTCGATTCTTACGTCCACGTCGAACTTGAAACTGAAGATGGCAACGAAATTCGTATCGGAAATGAATCTTTCGGTTTAAATCAAG GCATAAGTCAGAAAGATAGTGGCCAAGAAGATCACGATGAAGTAGATGATGGCGATTCAGACCACTTGAACAGCACAGACAAATCTGGGACCCGGTTACAGAGAGCTGAAAGACGTTGTCGCGGTGATGTCACTCTCCCTGACACATTCCAAACAAACCAGCTTCTCTACTATGAGCGATTTAAGGCCTACCAGGACTATATGCTTG GTGACTGTAAGACATCAGAGGTCAGAGCCTTCATATCAGACTATCTGGAAAAGGCAGTAGAGCCATGTGACTGGCAGGCCCTATGGTCCACCGATGTCTTTGATGTTCTTGTTGAG GTGCATGCTGTAGATTGCAAGGAGCTGAAAGCATGTGTTCAGCTCGCGCTACCTATCCAGTGTGAGACCCATGGATGTGATCTGAATGAGGAGTCCATGAGAGTGCTGCTAGAAGCCACACAACACAAGGTGCCTCTACAGGAACTCCAGTTGGTGTTTGAAGATTCAGGGGACTTGGACCAGACAGCCCTGGCCATTGAACACCTTAG ATTTTTCTATCAGCATATTTGGAGAATCTGGgacgatgaagatgaagatgatgatttTGATTACTTTGTTCGCTGCGTGGAGCCTCGTCTCAGACT CTACTTTGACGTCCTGGAGGACCGTGTTCCAGCAGGACTGGTGGCAGAGTACCACTCCCTGTTGGCCCGCTGCTCAGAGTTATTCCAGGAGTTCTCCTCACTCCGCAACGACCTCACCTGCGACTCAGATTGTGAGCTGGACAATGTGTCGATGGTGGAGGGTGTCAAGCTGTATGACCAGCTGGAGATACTGAAGCGCAAGCTCTGCATCATTGAAAACCCGCTTTTACG GTATGTGCTTGGGTACAAGGGGAATGCACGCCAGCATTGTGTCGAGGCAAAAGGTTCCAGGGCATCCGGGGGAAGGGTCATCCATGTTGTCACAGCATCCACTTCAGCCAGTCAACTCCAGTCCCTCCTGAATGACAAGTTGCTGCACCTGTGCTCTGCCGACGACACTGAAATACAG TTCCACAGTGACCCAGTGTTGGCAGTAGATGCATGCTTCCAGGGCGATGCTGTTTTGATACTCCCGGGACATTACTCTGTAACCAGTTCCCTGTTACTGCCTGATTCCATAACCATAGAAG GATTTGGCCTTCCTGATGAAGTGGTGATCGAGAAAAAGAACAAGGGTGACACTTTTGTTGAAACCACTGGAGCTGCTATCAAAATTTCCAATGTGAAATTCATCCAGCACGACGCAATCGAAGGCATTCTCT GTGTGCGTCAGGGGAAGCTGGAGATGGAGAACTGTGTGCTGCAGTGTGAAACAACGGGGGTGATTGTACGAACCTCTGCCCATCTTATCATGAATTTGTGCGACCTCTATGGCTCCAAG GGGGCTGGCATAGAGATCTATCCTGGCAGTGTATGCAGCATTACTGGGAATGGAATCCATCACTGCAAAGAAGGAGTCCTCATTAAG GACTTTGCTGACGAACTAGATGTGATGCCCCGTATCATCATGGAAAACAATGTGATTCATAATAATGAGGGCTATGGAATAATCCTAGTCAAACCTACCAATCGGCTGCAAGAAGGTAATGGCAGTGTACCACTGGAGACCGCAATGG ACAACCTTGCTGAAAAGGACCATGGGAGTGAGGTGGCCCATGAAAAATTGCACCAGCCACAAGAGAATCCAAAAGCCCATGCAAATCCTCCACCAGAAGAGGTTCATGGACCCCTCTCCACTGATGGCCTTGTCTCACCAGCAGCCTCTGCCCTGGCGACCCCTAGAGCGGCCTCCATGAACGGTCTCGGCGTGCAGCATCATATTCTGGGTGAGACACCCGAGCCGGCCACCACAACCTCAACTAAAAAGTGGCAGCTTTGTCGCCAGTTGAGCAGAAACAAAGACGCGGGCActacgcacacagacatgggGCTTCTGGAGCAGAAAATGTTTGTCTCGATTCAAGGCAACCAGTTCAAACGCAACGGCATGGGGGACTTTGGCACTTTTCTCTACTAA
- the shcbp1 gene encoding SHC SH2 domain-binding protein 1 isoform X3, with protein MPTTLRPNANESHDTPVEEFELNLDSYVHVELETEDGNEIRIGNESFGLNQGDCKTSEVRAFISDYLEKAVEPCDWQALWSTDVFDVLVEVHAVDCKELKACVQLALPIQCETHGCDLNEESMRVLLEATQHKVPLQELQLVFEDSGDLDQTALAIEHLRFFYQHIWRIWDDEDEDDDFDYFVRCVEPRLRLYFDVLEDRVPAGLVAEYHSLLARCSELFQEFSSLRNDLTCDSDCELDNVSMVEGVKLYDQLEILKRKLCIIENPLLRYVLGYKGNARQHCVEAKGSRASGGRVIHVVTASTSASQLQSLLNDKLLHLCSADDTEIQFHSDPVLAVDACFQGDAVLILPGHYSVTSSLLLPDSITIEGFGLPDEVVIEKKNKGDTFVETTGAAIKISNVKFIQHDAIEGILCVRQGKLEMENCVLQCETTGVIVRTSAHLIMNLCDLYGSKGAGIEIYPGSVCSITGNGIHHCKEGVLIKDFADELDVMPRIIMENNVIHNNEGYGIILVKPTNRLQEGNGSVPLETAMDNLAEKDHGSEVAHEKLHQPQENPKAHANPPPEEVHGPLSTDGLVSPAASALATPRAASMNGLGVQHHILGETPEPATTTSTKKWQLCRQLSRNKDAGTTHTDMGLLEQKMFVSIQGNQFKRNGMGDFGTFLY; from the exons ATGCCGACAACATTGAGGCCAAATGCGAATGAAAGTCACGACACGCCAGTAGAGGAGTTTGAGTTGAATCTCGATTCTTACGTCCACGTCGAACTTGAAACTGAAGATGGCAACGAAATTCGTATCGGAAATGAATCTTTCGGTTTAAATCAAG GTGACTGTAAGACATCAGAGGTCAGAGCCTTCATATCAGACTATCTGGAAAAGGCAGTAGAGCCATGTGACTGGCAGGCCCTATGGTCCACCGATGTCTTTGATGTTCTTGTTGAG GTGCATGCTGTAGATTGCAAGGAGCTGAAAGCATGTGTTCAGCTCGCGCTACCTATCCAGTGTGAGACCCATGGATGTGATCTGAATGAGGAGTCCATGAGAGTGCTGCTAGAAGCCACACAACACAAGGTGCCTCTACAGGAACTCCAGTTGGTGTTTGAAGATTCAGGGGACTTGGACCAGACAGCCCTGGCCATTGAACACCTTAG ATTTTTCTATCAGCATATTTGGAGAATCTGGgacgatgaagatgaagatgatgatttTGATTACTTTGTTCGCTGCGTGGAGCCTCGTCTCAGACT CTACTTTGACGTCCTGGAGGACCGTGTTCCAGCAGGACTGGTGGCAGAGTACCACTCCCTGTTGGCCCGCTGCTCAGAGTTATTCCAGGAGTTCTCCTCACTCCGCAACGACCTCACCTGCGACTCAGATTGTGAGCTGGACAATGTGTCGATGGTGGAGGGTGTCAAGCTGTATGACCAGCTGGAGATACTGAAGCGCAAGCTCTGCATCATTGAAAACCCGCTTTTACG GTATGTGCTTGGGTACAAGGGGAATGCACGCCAGCATTGTGTCGAGGCAAAAGGTTCCAGGGCATCCGGGGGAAGGGTCATCCATGTTGTCACAGCATCCACTTCAGCCAGTCAACTCCAGTCCCTCCTGAATGACAAGTTGCTGCACCTGTGCTCTGCCGACGACACTGAAATACAG TTCCACAGTGACCCAGTGTTGGCAGTAGATGCATGCTTCCAGGGCGATGCTGTTTTGATACTCCCGGGACATTACTCTGTAACCAGTTCCCTGTTACTGCCTGATTCCATAACCATAGAAG GATTTGGCCTTCCTGATGAAGTGGTGATCGAGAAAAAGAACAAGGGTGACACTTTTGTTGAAACCACTGGAGCTGCTATCAAAATTTCCAATGTGAAATTCATCCAGCACGACGCAATCGAAGGCATTCTCT GTGTGCGTCAGGGGAAGCTGGAGATGGAGAACTGTGTGCTGCAGTGTGAAACAACGGGGGTGATTGTACGAACCTCTGCCCATCTTATCATGAATTTGTGCGACCTCTATGGCTCCAAG GGGGCTGGCATAGAGATCTATCCTGGCAGTGTATGCAGCATTACTGGGAATGGAATCCATCACTGCAAAGAAGGAGTCCTCATTAAG GACTTTGCTGACGAACTAGATGTGATGCCCCGTATCATCATGGAAAACAATGTGATTCATAATAATGAGGGCTATGGAATAATCCTAGTCAAACCTACCAATCGGCTGCAAGAAGGTAATGGCAGTGTACCACTGGAGACCGCAATGG ACAACCTTGCTGAAAAGGACCATGGGAGTGAGGTGGCCCATGAAAAATTGCACCAGCCACAAGAGAATCCAAAAGCCCATGCAAATCCTCCACCAGAAGAGGTTCATGGACCCCTCTCCACTGATGGCCTTGTCTCACCAGCAGCCTCTGCCCTGGCGACCCCTAGAGCGGCCTCCATGAACGGTCTCGGCGTGCAGCATCATATTCTGGGTGAGACACCCGAGCCGGCCACCACAACCTCAACTAAAAAGTGGCAGCTTTGTCGCCAGTTGAGCAGAAACAAAGACGCGGGCActacgcacacagacatgggGCTTCTGGAGCAGAAAATGTTTGTCTCGATTCAAGGCAACCAGTTCAAACGCAACGGCATGGGGGACTTTGGCACTTTTCTCTACTAA
- the LOC115559006 gene encoding LOW QUALITY PROTEIN: cytochrome P450 27C1-like (The sequence of the model RefSeq protein was modified relative to this genomic sequence to represent the inferred CDS: inserted 2 bases in 1 codon), with protein sequence MEHRQKYGKIFKSRFGPQLVVSIADRDLVAQVLRAEGATPQRANMEYWKESRDIRGCSTALISAEGEKWLKMRSVLRQLIMRPRDVAVFSEDVNLVVDDLVKRVGSLRSRSSDGESVVNINDLFFLYAMEGMASILYETRLGCLEEEVPKDTQDYXFSSFKTTMYAGAIPKWLRPVLPGPWEDFCSSWDGLFNFSQVHVSKRLEEVRGQTERGEEVKGGLLTHMLVTMEMSLEEIYANVTEMLLAGVDTTSFTLTWAVYMLALNKEVQQEIYEEVLGVLGPEETPTADQVTRLPLVRGLVKETLRLFPVLPGNGRVTQDDLVVGGYFIPKGTQLALCHYSTSMEEENFPDAGDFRPARWVRKDNTDRVDNFGSIPFGYGLRSCIGRRVAELEMHLALARLIQRFNIDVSPLLSSEVKAKTHGLLCPAAPVHIRFRDRDP encoded by the exons aTGGAGCACCGTCAGAAGTACGGAAAGATTTTCAAGTCCCGCTTCGGCCCCCAGCTGGTGGTGTCCATCGCTGACCGCGACTTGGTGGCCCAGGTGCTGCGGGCCGAGGGAGCCACCCCCCAGAGGGCAAACATGGAGTACTGGAAGGAGAGCCGTGACATAAGGGGATGCTCCACCGCACTCATCTCTGC GGAGGGTGAGAAATGGCTGAAGATGCGTAGTGTGTTGCGGCAGCTGATCATGCGGCCGCGAGACGTGGCCGTGTTCTCAGAGGATGTGAACCTTGTGGTGGACGACCTGGTTAAGAGGGTCGGCTCCCTACGCAGCCGATCATCTGACGGGGAGTCTGTGGTCAACATCAATGACCTGTTCTTCCTGTACGCCATGGAGG GAATGGCCTCCATCCTGTATGAAACTCGTCTAGGctgtctggaggaggaggtgccaaaAGATACGCAGGACTA GTTCAGCTCCTTCAAGACCACCATGTACGCCGGGGCCATCCCAAAGTGGCTCCGGCCTGTCCTACCCGGGCCCTGGGAGGACTTCTGCAGCTCCTGGGACGGCCTTTTCAACTTCa GTCAAGTCCATGTCAGTAAGAGgttggaggaggtcagaggtcagacagagcggggggaggaggtgaaggggggtCTACTCACCCACATGCTGGTTACCATGGAGATGAGCCTGGAGGAGATCTATGCCAACGTGACGGAGATGCTGCTGGCAGGCGTcgacacg aCATCGTTCACCCTGACCTGGGCGGTCTACATGCTGGCTCTGAACAAGGAGGTGCAGCAGGAGATCTATGAGGAGGTGCTGGGGGTCCTGGGGCCGGAGGAGACCCCCACCGCCGACCAGGTTACTCGCCTCCCCCTCGTCCGAGGCCTCGTTAAGGAGACGCTCAG GCTATTTCCAGTTCTCCCCGGCAACGGGCGGGTTACCCAGGATGACTTGGTGGTGGGAGGATACTTCATACCTAAAGGG ACCCAGCTGGCTCTTTGTCACTACTCCACATctatggaggaggagaacttcCCGGACGCCGGAGACTTCCGTCCGGCACGCTGGGTCCGAAAGGACAACACGGACCGCGTGGACAACTTTGGCTCCATCCCGTTCGGCTACGGCCTCCGCAGCTGCATCGGCCGCAGGGTAGCGGAGCTTGAGATGCACTTAGCCCTTGCAAGG CTGATCCAGAGGTTCAACATCGACGTGTCCCCACTTCTCTCCTCGGAGGTCAAAGCCAAGACCCATGGTCTGCTGTGTCCTGCGGCGCCCGTACATATCCggttcagagacagagaccccTAG
- the shcbp1 gene encoding SHC SH2 domain-binding protein 1 isoform X2, translating to MPTTLRPNANESHDTPVEEFELNLDSYVHVELETEDGNEIRIGNESFGLNQGISQKDSGQEDHDEVDDGDSDHLNSTDKSGTRLQRAERRCRGDVTLPDTFQTNQLLYYERFKAYQDYMLGDCKTSEVRAFISDYLEKAVEPCDWQALWSTDVFDVLVEVHAVDCKELKACVQLALPIQCETHGCDLNEESMRVLLEATQHKVPLQELQLVFEDSGDLDQTALAIEHLRFFYQHIWRIWDDEDEDDDFDYFVRCVEPRLRLYFDVLEDRVPAGLVAEYHSLLARCSELFQEFSSLRNDLTCDSDCELDNVSMVEGVKLYDQLEILKRKLCIIENPLLRYVLGYKGNARQHCVEAKGSRASGGRVIHVVTASTSASQLQSLLNDKLLHLCSADDTEIQFHSDPVLAVDACFQGDAVLILPGHYSVTSSLLLPDSITIEGFGLPDEVVIEKKNKGDTFVETTGAAIKISNVKFIQHDAIEGILCVRQGKLEMENCVLQCETTGVIVRTSAHLIMNLCDLYGSKGAGIEIYPGSVCSITGNGIHHCKEGVLIKDFADELDVMPRIIMENNVIHNNEGYGIILVKPTNRLQEDNLAEKDHGSEVAHEKLHQPQENPKAHANPPPEEVHGPLSTDGLVSPAASALATPRAASMNGLGVQHHILGETPEPATTTSTKKWQLCRQLSRNKDAGTTHTDMGLLEQKMFVSIQGNQFKRNGMGDFGTFLY from the exons ATGCCGACAACATTGAGGCCAAATGCGAATGAAAGTCACGACACGCCAGTAGAGGAGTTTGAGTTGAATCTCGATTCTTACGTCCACGTCGAACTTGAAACTGAAGATGGCAACGAAATTCGTATCGGAAATGAATCTTTCGGTTTAAATCAAG GCATAAGTCAGAAAGATAGTGGCCAAGAAGATCACGATGAAGTAGATGATGGCGATTCAGACCACTTGAACAGCACAGACAAATCTGGGACCCGGTTACAGAGAGCTGAAAGACGTTGTCGCGGTGATGTCACTCTCCCTGACACATTCCAAACAAACCAGCTTCTCTACTATGAGCGATTTAAGGCCTACCAGGACTATATGCTTG GTGACTGTAAGACATCAGAGGTCAGAGCCTTCATATCAGACTATCTGGAAAAGGCAGTAGAGCCATGTGACTGGCAGGCCCTATGGTCCACCGATGTCTTTGATGTTCTTGTTGAG GTGCATGCTGTAGATTGCAAGGAGCTGAAAGCATGTGTTCAGCTCGCGCTACCTATCCAGTGTGAGACCCATGGATGTGATCTGAATGAGGAGTCCATGAGAGTGCTGCTAGAAGCCACACAACACAAGGTGCCTCTACAGGAACTCCAGTTGGTGTTTGAAGATTCAGGGGACTTGGACCAGACAGCCCTGGCCATTGAACACCTTAG ATTTTTCTATCAGCATATTTGGAGAATCTGGgacgatgaagatgaagatgatgatttTGATTACTTTGTTCGCTGCGTGGAGCCTCGTCTCAGACT CTACTTTGACGTCCTGGAGGACCGTGTTCCAGCAGGACTGGTGGCAGAGTACCACTCCCTGTTGGCCCGCTGCTCAGAGTTATTCCAGGAGTTCTCCTCACTCCGCAACGACCTCACCTGCGACTCAGATTGTGAGCTGGACAATGTGTCGATGGTGGAGGGTGTCAAGCTGTATGACCAGCTGGAGATACTGAAGCGCAAGCTCTGCATCATTGAAAACCCGCTTTTACG GTATGTGCTTGGGTACAAGGGGAATGCACGCCAGCATTGTGTCGAGGCAAAAGGTTCCAGGGCATCCGGGGGAAGGGTCATCCATGTTGTCACAGCATCCACTTCAGCCAGTCAACTCCAGTCCCTCCTGAATGACAAGTTGCTGCACCTGTGCTCTGCCGACGACACTGAAATACAG TTCCACAGTGACCCAGTGTTGGCAGTAGATGCATGCTTCCAGGGCGATGCTGTTTTGATACTCCCGGGACATTACTCTGTAACCAGTTCCCTGTTACTGCCTGATTCCATAACCATAGAAG GATTTGGCCTTCCTGATGAAGTGGTGATCGAGAAAAAGAACAAGGGTGACACTTTTGTTGAAACCACTGGAGCTGCTATCAAAATTTCCAATGTGAAATTCATCCAGCACGACGCAATCGAAGGCATTCTCT GTGTGCGTCAGGGGAAGCTGGAGATGGAGAACTGTGTGCTGCAGTGTGAAACAACGGGGGTGATTGTACGAACCTCTGCCCATCTTATCATGAATTTGTGCGACCTCTATGGCTCCAAG GGGGCTGGCATAGAGATCTATCCTGGCAGTGTATGCAGCATTACTGGGAATGGAATCCATCACTGCAAAGAAGGAGTCCTCATTAAG GACTTTGCTGACGAACTAGATGTGATGCCCCGTATCATCATGGAAAACAATGTGATTCATAATAATGAGGGCTATGGAATAATCCTAGTCAAACCTACCAATCGGCTGCAAGAAG ACAACCTTGCTGAAAAGGACCATGGGAGTGAGGTGGCCCATGAAAAATTGCACCAGCCACAAGAGAATCCAAAAGCCCATGCAAATCCTCCACCAGAAGAGGTTCATGGACCCCTCTCCACTGATGGCCTTGTCTCACCAGCAGCCTCTGCCCTGGCGACCCCTAGAGCGGCCTCCATGAACGGTCTCGGCGTGCAGCATCATATTCTGGGTGAGACACCCGAGCCGGCCACCACAACCTCAACTAAAAAGTGGCAGCTTTGTCGCCAGTTGAGCAGAAACAAAGACGCGGGCActacgcacacagacatgggGCTTCTGGAGCAGAAAATGTTTGTCTCGATTCAAGGCAACCAGTTCAAACGCAACGGCATGGGGGACTTTGGCACTTTTCTCTACTAA